The Athalia rosae chromosome 4, iyAthRosa1.1, whole genome shotgun sequence DNA segment GATTCGTAGTGTTACAAATGCTTGAGCCTGCCTATGCATATCGCATTGTTTCCATATtgcatataatgtatataataataataataataatctggTATTTTTAATACttcttttattacttttaaaataTATCCTACGACAGATATTATTCAACATCATTCTCTCTTTGTCAGTGAATGAACATTGgtagtatatttatatttatatttttatttatatttataataataactctTCATCATCAGCGTTATCATAATCATCGCGACATTATCATCAtcctcatcatcatcgtcgtcataaacataaaaatttcttaaaattatttacagtTTGTCCGTAACTAGGGTATGTAATTCCTTTTCATCTGAATTTAATTGTttgcgtatgtatgtaataattacatattcgttatatttcatttgctttaaactttttttctttgtatgtatttatacgctTGAGGAACAAGTTTACGTCGTCAACTTTAATTACACTAAATTTAGTTGCAAATTAACTGCACAATTAACAATGGTTACTCTCGACGGCGGTATTAATTAGAGCGTAAAATCATTTCACCCgtgatgtcattttttgtaaGATTGCAGTAGTTAACAAGCTATCTTGTATATAAACAGTTTTCTTGCCTTTTGTTTCACATGTTTTAATGTTCATTTCTCTTTAGAATTTTCACAGAATTCAGCAAAACTTGTCTTGAAAAGATTTCGGTGCTTCTTTCAAAGTCGAAATTCAAGAAGGGTAATAACGTAATACATATTcagaatactttttttttgttagtaGAGTAGAGGCAGAAATACTCGTGgtgtatcttctttttttccaactcgacgAAGTTCAGTTTAAATGCGTCGATAATAGTTCAAGGATAATACGGGttcaataaattcaatttgaatgaTTGAAGATGTATGTACTATTTCATTCTAGTGTAATCATCTATCAATATAAGATCTCTAGAATAATCATCATAATAAACGATTGAAACATAAATTAGACTTTATAAAAATACTATAAACGGCCGTATGTAACGTTTCAATACAATTCCGGGTACATAATCattaatcaataataatcaggCCATTAGTAgtatatattaattatcttATAATTATGTCCGGATTGCATGGCAAATCCTACGAGTTAAgcgtttattttatatctgatattttattatgtaatacaataacaataaagtGCAATTATTCAGTTCTAGATTTCATACTTCTTccaattcattttatatctcttttttctattactatatatatatttttattcttcttcaataCATTTTTTGTTTAGACTTCCGTAGCGCGCCAATCTACGCTGGATTATGTTTATTCTTTGAAAAGCAgcgttgttttattttgtacgattaagaaaaattgatttcttatATTTCATATGCGAGTTAACAAGCTATCTATAAACAGTTTTCATGTCTTCTTTTTGTTGTCTTTTATACTTACATTATAAATTACGTCTATTTCTCTTCATTATTCTTACAATATTTCAGCTAAACTTATCTTGGAATGATTTGAAAGCCCTCGTTCAAATACCGAGCTCAAGAGCAGTAATTACGTAATAGATATTCAGGTAATAATACTTTTTAGCAGAATAGAGGCAGAAATATACGTcggttttttcgttaattcaaTGAAGTTCAATATAACATAGCGAGACTATCGACAATGGTATCGGTGAATGCCTACACAAAGTATATTGATTAACCGATGATAATACGATTTCAACAGATTTAATTGGAATTCAATAAccaaatttgtatatttttcagaaatattcTGACTCGAATGGATTTTTATCGATCTTTCAATCATTGCATTTATAATAAACTTGAATCTTTGATTAACGATCCCTCATGTTCTCGATAAACTTCAATACTCACCGAATATCCAGTTCGCATCAGTCCAATCTTAGCGAACCCTATCAATtccaatttgaaaatagaCAAGATATACCTAGCTAACGAGTCGCTGAAGTCACGACGAAGAACAGGTTATTGATAGTAGCTGTAATTTATGGAGGAATAAGTATTAGTTGATTAGTTTAACGGAAGGCAAAACATTTGTTGCAAAAGTCCTTTCCTGGGACTTTCGTCGTCCACGTCGTCgtaatcattttcatcataatTGTCGATCGCATTATTATTGCTACTATTTTTGTTATAAGTAATTTCAGCAATACTTCGTCGACGTGTGAATACTGGGTCGTCATACTGAAACGGAAATGGCGGTTCCACCCGATGCTCATAAAAGTTATTGTCGTTATTGGTGTTCTCTTGGGAAAATGGCATCATTATCATATCGTTCTGattacgataacgatgacgaCAGTCAGAAGTCATGTGAGGGAGGGTTTGGAGCTGAAGCGTTGCCGATCTATCCTGCAGGTCATGTATAAATCGCGGTTGCTGCGGTTCTGTTTGCAGGAAGAAAAGTGGCTCTTGTCACACGCAGTCTTCCAGGGACATCAGTAGCGGGTTCACATACTCAAATCCTTCGAACTCACTTTGATCGATCTTATCGATCACCCTCCTGGAAATGAACAACAAATATGCGCGAACGTGAATATCCTCCATCGCCAAATGCACGAGATCCTTCGCTAGATtttataatatgaaaaaatagactTACGCGTCATCGGGCGTAAGATGGACGGGTTCGTCGGTAAATTCTGGTGGGAAGTTTGCTAAATCTCTGTCGGAATCTAATCTTGGTTTGTAAGGCGGAGTTACTTGTTTTTGTTCCAACTGTAAATGGGATAGAGTCGTATGAGAATAAAAACCATTAGGCGCGATAGGAATGTAtcgcttttttcttataattATCAAGAATTTATGTACCATATCCCAATCGATCGCCTTGAAGAATGAGTGACCAGCTATGTCAAAGAATCCGGAAGAACCGCATCCCAATCGTTCCGCGGGGTCTTTACTTAGGAATCCTTTAAGAACGGAAGCTGCCTTGACAGAGAGTGATCTCGGTATGCGGATcgttttttgtaaaattacttGGAAGAGGTAATCTTCTGTATTCTGATCTGGATTTTCGGAAGCCCCAGCTATATCGAACGGACTACGACCGGCCAACATTTCGTAAAGCAATACTCCAAGCGCCCACCAATCGACAGAGAAACTATAATCTTCTCCTCTCAAAATCTCCGGTGCTATGTAATTTGGCGTACCACAGAACGTAGCTGTTGTATCACCTTCCCTCACCCCTTCCTTGCACATTCCATAATCAGTTAATTTTACGTGACCCTCGTGGTCTAACAGCACGTTATCCAGTTTCAGATCTCGGTAAATAATTCCTGATTTAGAattgggaatgaaaaaataattatttcacgccTCACGATCGTTGAAGATGTCTGTAAGTTTGGAACGGCGTTAAATTTAGATTTTCAAAAGCGCTCACCTTTTTGATGCAGAAAATTGAGAGCCAGGCTAATCTCGGCGGCATAAAATCGAGCGTGTTCTTCGGGTAGACGTCGTTGCCTTTGCATGTGGAACATGAGATCACCACCGCGAACAAATTCAATGACGAAAAATAGGCGAGACGGTGTTTGGAAGCAAGAATGAAGACCAACGAGGAACGGGTGATTCGAAGCAGTCTCAAAAACGTGTTTTTCCGTCTGTACCCAGTCGATATCTTCGTCGTCCGTTACCAGTGCTTTTTTAATAACTTTCATCGCGTAAATTCGCCGCGTGCGTTTCAATTCGACCATCAATACTTTCGCGTAAGAACCACGACCGATAACTCGAATCAATTCGAAGTCACTCAACGAATACTGCCTTTGCAATTCGTGCATGTTGTCCGAACCCGTTCCAGCTTCCAGGGGCAATTCTTCGCCTTCATCACCGGGAGCTCCTGGtatttgaagatttttagaATTAATGTTATTCGACCAATTGGATCGATCGGCTAAGTAAAACGACAAGCTGACAAAAAGATCTTACGGTTGCGAGAATGGTCATCAACCGTTGCCAATTCCGAAGATTCGTCATCTGGTGGTACCACAGTAGGGCAATGGATTGAATCCGACTGTTGTTGGTCACCGTTTCTATCCGATGCGAGCGGTTCTGCTATTTGCAACGAGTGTAGGCTGAAGCACGGCTTGCCAACTACCTTATGACACTTCTTGTGAACAAGAAGTTTGCACTGAATGCATTTGAAACCTTGCCTTCCCAATCCCCAGATCCGATCTTGGCAGAACGCGCAAAACGCTCGCTAAAccattaataaaatattcaaactcgAGATTCCCCACATTCGCAACcgattaatttcattgatcCTTGTCTGGAAACAATTTCACTCACCCGGTTAAAACGTTTCGCCTGAAATATATGACCATTGACACGATAGAGTTTTCTCCATCTGCGTGCTCCGCGTCTGTAGATACTCCCTTTAGAAATTGAGGTCGcattaaaaaatcattaaaactaaaaacttgaaactaacaaaaaaaaaaatacccattAGACTACAGGATACTTACTGTCCTCTCCCTGACATGGCATTCCTGGTGCGGCAGGTACATTTGGAAAAACTGttaacagagagagagaaaaaaaaagaatttgattatttatttgcaaGATTAAAGTACGGGTGCGTATAACAGGATGTGGGTGTGAGTCATGTCCATTAGAGGTACCTTCGTACGTGTGTTTAAATCAGCGAAGAGGTGTTTTTACAAAATGAAGGTAAAGAGAGAAGGCAACAACAaatgaacttgaaaaaaagtagatgcatatttaaaaatatgcgCGAGGAGGTACGAAACTCtgttgtaaaattaaaaaaaagcgaagtagaaaaaattaaacaagtgTCACAGAGGTAGGTGAAACGAGAGacggagagggaaaaaacaTGGTGAGGTTGATTACAGTTGAACagagataaataaaagtaaaaatcattCGAGGCGACTATTAATAACGTTAGATCGAATAAAAGATTATTCTTCATTTATACGATATCTAACAGCGGTGATATAATACACGGGTATATACAGAAGATTAATCTGCAACATTTTCGGATTTATAAGAGGTCGAGATAAATTCCCTTTTCATTTTAACAGAATTTGAATAACATGGTGACGATCGAGTGAAAGGGTTGAACGATAAAaagtgataaataaaatgtcagATACGTCAAGTTAAGATCGGAGTAAATCTGTAAATAAAACTTTCATATAAAATTTGGGGTGTGGTCGAGGATGCCGGGTATtacgtgtacacctatgtgGGTAAGTGTTTAGTTTTAGGAGTATAATCGGGGAGCTGTACAAGAGATGTAACTATGTAATCTATAGAGTAATAAAATCATCGATCCGTAACCCTGACCATACAGCATCCCATTCATCCATCCCTGACCTCTTCGCTAGTTCTCGTTACATTTATTTTGGCTTCATTCCCATTTCCACCCCCATTGCGTCGTTTCTCCACCTAGATGCCAACTCTGTCTGCACTCAACTGCGGCATTTTCTCTCCCCCATGTGAAAAGGTGagcgtataatatgtatgtatatgggttcaccttatatatacacaagcaTCACTTATCCAGGGCTTGACCTTTAGCGGGAGCCACGTAAGATTTCGCTTGAAATTACATCGCGAATCTGGTCAGCAGCCTCGTTGGCAATTTgggaaagaagaaagtaaaaaaaaaagaaactaaaaaaaaaagaaaagaacacgTTCAACGGGAAGAATATTCcgtctcctctttttttcatatcatcatcgtcaaGATGGTTCTGTGCTTCGCAGTTATTATACCCTGCATAATACATACCGCAAAGCACTGTGAGTATGAGCACTatagcatatatatatgcgcatCTAATTAGGTCGGTCCTTGGTCATtctattaaaaaaacaaaggaggCAAACgtaaaagaggaagagaggtGCAGCTGGAATTCTTatagtataaaaatgaatgagtgtcggtataataatgaaagGTATGTTAACCACCGCGGTTCAGCTCCTATCCCGTATATTATAATCACCATTTCGAGAATAACCTTTaactatacgatcaatttttcaactttataaAACAGATGGCAGACGCGggattataatttattcgaattccGTATGGAAGGACTCGAGGAAACGTGGAACATACGTCCGtacacaaatatttttttaaccccTCCCaattttccaatatttctttttcgtttttctcccccccctcaTATACGCATACGTAGCACTGCCGGAAGTCAAACTCGTAACTGTGCTTGAGATAGgagaaaatatatctatatttatttatcgcataCGTTTTGTTACCTTTGTACCGTTACACCACATTATACCGTAcggatttcatttttattattttatttattcctcttCAGTCCCatcgatattttatattcctttatttCCAATATATTGGTTATCTTCtaagtgaaaagtttttttctcgcctcgaTACAGGTATGTAGATGAATATGGGTGTGTGTGAGGCGGAGGCTGCGGAAAGGGTAGAACCAAACTTTTATATTCGAGAACGTGAAAACTGCGcaaactttttcaccctcgtacCTATACTCTCGACGTATATACGGTGTGAATGTAAGTATACAGATCTTCCTTATAAGTGCACCATATCCGACTGCggatcttttttattctttctccttttttctctgtgTGCTATACACTGTTCCAAACAAAATCTAtatacgaaaataataaaaaacgaatgaaaatgggAGGGTCAGCCTCGAGGGATGCGTGAGATAATTTATATGAACAACCCTTTCACGACTGTTTCTGATCCTATGTCATCTGTGACGTAGCTAGTAACGTGTACCCACCtaccgaaaaaaacgaagaaaaaaaaaaaaaatggttaagggtaaaaaataaaaaaatgcgtACACCGACAGCAGTTGGTCCGTGACATGTGGTTGCAGCGGACACGTGTAATATGTGACAAAGTTCGAGTACGTTGTACCGAAGGTGATATGATGAACGATGTTGTTCGCCACAAATCGACACCGAGCAAAACTCCATATTATAGTATATGATAGATGAAGTTCGAAAACCACAAAACCGCATTCGAAGCGCCGATTAGCGAATGGTTAATTTACACTTTGTAATTATCGCTGattcctttttcattatttttccaatcccGCAATAGGTGTGTACCGCGTGTATCTACCTCGCCGCATAACTCTGCGAAATACGTCGAGTCACCAACACATACGCGCGACCTTTTGAAACGCTTTAATAACTAATTTATCattcataattaattaacagCATTATAGTGCAGACACACATGACCGAATGAATGGACGAATGAATGACGCGTTGAAATGAATTGGATCGAAATTGCGTGGCATGTATTCTGAAAATGCTGCTTTAATGTACTACAGGATTCGTTGATATAGGTGTGTTGGTTTCCCGTCTCAAAATTTTCGTaggtaaataatataattaaccAAATGACCGGCGGAATTGTGacgtatataaaaaatgatttgCCAAATCGAATATACCTAGGGGTGTTCGCTTCAAACGTTCATTATGAAATTCTTTCACATCTTCTTcctcgttataattatacgtcTACATATTTTGCTAATCAATATGTAATTGGCCCGTACAATGAATTTACGAAAACAAATATGTACGGTAAAGCTTCGATAACAAACGACCAGGTATAATTTGAGAGACgaattttcctctttctctacgtaaataattatattacttGTAATTGGAGGCTGCGTATGTAATTTCCGATCCTTGTTTCAACCGTGCACACAATTACGATATGGTTATTATTGATgctatcatcgttattatacaGGTGTACATTATACCCGTAGACCCCGACAATTGCAGACAAACTCTCTCGACGCGATAAAACACTTGTTATACAATTGTTAAACAATAATTGTTGGAACAGACTAAGACCCAAAAGTTAAACGGCAAACTTCTCttccttgttttttatttcctggtgtgtaaaaaaaacaaaaatagatgaaagaaatgagaaggaaaaaaattaataaatgaataaaaatggacGGAAGTCGGGGGTGTTCAAATTCGCGAGACTCGACACGGTAcctgtattattttatacgtagaTAAGCCGTGTAGTTACAATCACTGTAGCACTCGTACtaaatttttatgatttcatGGGCTCAGGTGTTTTATTCAAATCGAcgagataaaatatatgaGATACATACTACAGATAATATACCTGAAGTGTTGATGGTAAAGCTGTAGGCGAGTATATCCTGACATAGCATAGGAAAACCGTACATGGCTGTAATTTTGAAGGCGGTATTGAAAATGTTGCGATTCACGGCGGACATGTTGTTTTTTcgtattactatttttttgttttttttttcgttggacAAACTAGACGACggcgataatgataaaataaataacgagaaCAGCACCACCGACGAAAACGATGCGAGGTATaatactgattgtgagataatCACTCTTCACAAAATGGACACGGCTCGGCGGATGGTGTAGTACTTTATAGTGAGATCGGTAAGAACAAAGTGAATCactattttcacattttataacGTCGACGATGTTGTGTCGTTAGTTAAAACCAGTTGAAACCGACGATGTCTCACGTGCTACGGCTACGGCGATTCTTTATTAAACTTAATAAACTCAACTTGACTGATCGAAATTGTTTCATTGACGTTCGGATAATACGATCTAATATACCGCGAAGGATGATGattcatttagtttttcttgtatatacgtatatcgacaCTTCTATCATTAATCTTCGACGgatctttgaaatttcgataGCAAACATGgattaataaataaacgaacaaacgaGTAACaattaaatagaaataataatttgtgtataataaaaaggaaaatctaTGAATTCTAATACGTGCGAACGGTATCATATATAAT contains these protein-coding regions:
- the LOC125500719 gene encoding uncharacterized protein LOC125500719, with the protein product MTSDCRHRYRNQNDMIMMPFSQENTNNDNNFYEHRVEPPFPFQYDDPVFTRRRSIAEITYNKNSSNNNAIDNYDENDYDDVDDESPRKGLLQQMFCLPLN
- the LOC105692725 gene encoding atypical protein kinase C-like isoform X5; translation: MAWGYWSATSVGDRGRSPRREKDKQTIQNSQQTQQQQQQTTSSTTAELLQGSSTLQQMQGDISAPGVIGSAGVVAGEDPPCTFMIQGGSFYSYSAAAAAAAAAAAGRRASAAEGAALQAAVLPRDSQHHQQRGFGPGPSGNFPPSPCSDSAEDEHHGVYVHQDPSTVQIRRANAALRGDDESDDPDQDDVELIYASNALAAGCLLHGPCNPSGAAAAVLGQDGLQSSTGSAMHIGDYSAAAVAAGTAQFGRFNNITWVFPNVPAAPGMPCQGEDRSIYRRGARRWRKLYRVNGHIFQAKRFNRRAFCAFCQDRIWGLGRQGFKCIQCKLLVHKKCHKVVGKPCFSLHSLQIAEPLASDRNGDQQQSDSIHCPTVVPPDDESSELATVDDHSRNRAPGDEGEELPLEAGTGSDNMHELQRQYSLSDFELIRVIGRGSYAKVLMVELKRTRRIYAMKVIKKALVTDDEDIDWVQTEKHVFETASNHPFLVGLHSCFQTPSRLFFVIEFVRGGDLMFHMQRQRRLPEEHARFYAAEISLALNFLHQKGIIYRDLKLDNVLLDHEGHVKLTDYGMCKEGVREGDTTATFCGTPNYIAPEILRGEDYSFSVDWWALGVLLYEMLAGRSPFDIAGASENPDQNTEDYLFQVILQKTIRIPRSLSVKAASVLKGFLSKDPAERLGCGSSGFFDIAGHSFFKAIDWDMLEQKQVTPPYKPRLDSDRDLANFPPEFTDEPVHLTPDDARVIDKIDQSEFEGFEYVNPLLMSLEDCV
- the LOC105692725 gene encoding atypical protein kinase C-like isoform X7, coding for MPTQTSDADNEIRVKIVYNGEVQITYVAAGSGMSVDALREEMRGICGFGTGSGSDQLQQDQFTMKWVDEEGDPCTIGSQPELDEALRLYELNKDTEITIHVFPNVPAAPGMPCQGEDRSIYRRGARRWRKLYRVNGHIFQAKRFNRRAFCAFCQDRIWGLGRQGFKCIQCKLLVHKKCHKVVGKPCFSLHSLQIAEPLASDRNGDQQQSDSIHCPTVVPPDDESSELATVDDHSRNRAPGDEGEELPLEAGTGSDNMHELQRQYSLSDFELIRVIGRGSYAKVLMVELKRTRRIYAMKVIKKALVTDDEDIDWVQTEKHVFETASNHPFLVGLHSCFQTPSRLFFVIEFVRGGDLMFHMQRQRRLPEEHARFYAAEISLALNFLHQKGIIYRDLKLDNVLLDHEGHVKLTDYGMCKEGVREGDTTATFCGTPNYIAPEILRGEDYSFSVDWWALGVLLYEMLAGRSPFDIAGASENPDQNTEDYLFQVILQKTIRIPRSLSVKAASVLKGFLSKDPAERLGCGSSGFFDIAGHSFFKAIDWDMLEQKQVTPPYKPRLDSDRDLANFPPEFTDEPVHLTPDDARVIDKIDQSEFEGFEYVNPLLMSLEDCV
- the LOC105692725 gene encoding atypical protein kinase C-like isoform X4 yields the protein MAWGYWSATSVGDRGRSPRREKDKQTIQNSQQTQQQQQQTTSSTTAELLQGSSTLQQMQGDISAPGVIGSAGVVAGEDPPCTFMIQGGSFYSYSAAAAAAAAAAAGRRASAAEGAALQAAVLPRDSQHHQQRGFGPGPSGNFPPSPCSDSAEDEHHGVYVHQDPSTVQIRRANAALRGDDESDDPDQDDVELIYASNALAAGCLLHGPCNPSGAAAAVLGQDGLQSSTGSAMHIGDYSAAAVAAGTAQFGRFNNITWGRSWPAGRDSTESNGTRIFPNVPAAPGMPCQGEDRSIYRRGARRWRKLYRVNGHIFQAKRFNRRAFCAFCQDRIWGLGRQGFKCIQCKLLVHKKCHKVVGKPCFSLHSLQIAEPLASDRNGDQQQSDSIHCPTVVPPDDESSELATVDDHSRNRAPGDEGEELPLEAGTGSDNMHELQRQYSLSDFELIRVIGRGSYAKVLMVELKRTRRIYAMKVIKKALVTDDEDIDWVQTEKHVFETASNHPFLVGLHSCFQTPSRLFFVIEFVRGGDLMFHMQRQRRLPEEHARFYAAEISLALNFLHQKGIIYRDLKLDNVLLDHEGHVKLTDYGMCKEGVREGDTTATFCGTPNYIAPEILRGEDYSFSVDWWALGVLLYEMLAGRSPFDIAGASENPDQNTEDYLFQVILQKTIRIPRSLSVKAASVLKGFLSKDPAERLGCGSSGFFDIAGHSFFKAIDWDMLEQKQVTPPYKPRLDSDRDLANFPPEFTDEPVHLTPDDARVIDKIDQSEFEGFEYVNPLLMSLEDCV
- the LOC105692725 gene encoding atypical protein kinase C-like isoform X6, whose protein sequence is MPTQTSDADNEIRVKIVYNGEVQITYVAAGSGMSVDALREEMRGICGFGTGSGSDQLQQDQFTMKWVDEEGDPCTIGSQPELDEALRLYELNKDTEITIHVFPNVPAAPGMPCQGEDRSIYRRGARRWRKLYRVNGHIFQAKRFNRRAFCAFCQDRIWGLGRQGFKCIQCKLLVHKKCHKVVGKPCFSLHSLQIAEPLASDRNGDQQQSDSIHCPTVVPPDDESSELATVDDHSRNRAPGDEGEELPLEAGTGSDNMHELQRQYSLSDFELIRVIGRGSYAKVLMVELKRTRRIYAMKVIKKALVTDDEDIDWVQTEKHVFETASNHPFLVGLHSCFQTPSRLFFVIEFVRGGDLMFHMQRQRRLPEEHARFYAAEISLALNFLHQKGIIYRDLKLDNVLLDHEGHVKLTDYGMCKEGVREGDTTATFCGTPNYIAPEILRGEDYSFSVDWWALGVLLYEMLAGRSPFDIAGASENPDQNTEDYLFQVILQKTIRIPRSLSVKAASVLKGFLSKDPAERLGCGSSGFFDIAGHSFFKAIDWDMVHKFLIIIRKKRYIPIAPNGFYSHTTLSHLQLEQKQVTPPYKPRLDSDRDLANFPPEFTDEPVHLTPDDARVIDKIDQSEFEGFEYVNPLLMSLEDCV
- the LOC105692725 gene encoding atypical protein kinase C-like isoform X1, with product MAWGYWSATSVGDRGRSPRREKDKQTIQNSQQTQQQQQQTTSSTTAELLQGSSTLQQMQGDISAPGVIGSAGVVAGEDPPCTFMIQGGSFYSYSAAAAAAAAAAAGRRASAAEGAALQAAVLPRDSQHHQQRGFGPGPSGNFPPSPCSDSAEDEHHGVYVHQDPSTVQIRRANAALRGDDESDDPDQDDVELIYASNALAAGCLLHGPCNPSGAAAAVLGQDGLQSSTGSAMHIGDYSAAAVAAGTAQFGRFNNITWGRSWPAGRDSTESNGTRIFPNVPAAPGMPCQGEDRSIYRRGARRWRKLYRVNGHIFQAKRFNRRAFCAFCQDRIWGLGRQGFKCIQCKLLVHKKCHKVVGKPCFSLHSLQIAEPLASDRNGDQQQSDSIHCPTVVPPDDESSELATVDDHSRNRAPGDEGEELPLEAGTGSDNMHELQRQYSLSDFELIRVIGRGSYAKVLMVELKRTRRIYAMKVIKKALVTDDEDIDWVQTEKHVFETASNHPFLVGLHSCFQTPSRLFFVIEFVRGGDLMFHMQRQRRLPEEHARFYAAEISLALNFLHQKGIIYRDLKLDNVLLDHEGHVKLTDYGMCKEGVREGDTTATFCGTPNYIAPEILRGEDYSFSVDWWALGVLLYEMLAGRSPFDIAGASENPDQNTEDYLFQVILQKTIRIPRSLSVKAASVLKGFLSKDPAERLGCGSSGFFDIAGHSFFKAIDWDMVHKFLIIIRKKRYIPIAPNGFYSHTTLSHLQLEQKQVTPPYKPRLDSDRDLANFPPEFTDEPVHLTPDDARVIDKIDQSEFEGFEYVNPLLMSLEDCV
- the LOC105692725 gene encoding atypical protein kinase C-like isoform X2; the encoded protein is MAWGYWSATSVGDRGRSPRREKDKQTIQNSQQTQQQQQQTTSSTTAELLQGSSTLQQMQGDISAPGVIGSAGVVAGEDPPCTFMIQGGSFYSYSAAAAAAAAAAAGRRASAAEGAALQAAVLPRDSQHHQQRGFGPGPSGNFPPSPCSDSAEDEHHGVYVHQDPSTVQIRRANAALRGDDESDDPDQDDVELIYASNALAAGCLLHGPCNPSGAAAAVLGQDGLQSSTGSAMHIGDYSAAAVAAGTAQFGRFNNITWGRSWPAGRDSTESNVFPNVPAAPGMPCQGEDRSIYRRGARRWRKLYRVNGHIFQAKRFNRRAFCAFCQDRIWGLGRQGFKCIQCKLLVHKKCHKVVGKPCFSLHSLQIAEPLASDRNGDQQQSDSIHCPTVVPPDDESSELATVDDHSRNRAPGDEGEELPLEAGTGSDNMHELQRQYSLSDFELIRVIGRGSYAKVLMVELKRTRRIYAMKVIKKALVTDDEDIDWVQTEKHVFETASNHPFLVGLHSCFQTPSRLFFVIEFVRGGDLMFHMQRQRRLPEEHARFYAAEISLALNFLHQKGIIYRDLKLDNVLLDHEGHVKLTDYGMCKEGVREGDTTATFCGTPNYIAPEILRGEDYSFSVDWWALGVLLYEMLAGRSPFDIAGASENPDQNTEDYLFQVILQKTIRIPRSLSVKAASVLKGFLSKDPAERLGCGSSGFFDIAGHSFFKAIDWDMVHKFLIIIRKKRYIPIAPNGFYSHTTLSHLQLEQKQVTPPYKPRLDSDRDLANFPPEFTDEPVHLTPDDARVIDKIDQSEFEGFEYVNPLLMSLEDCV
- the LOC105692725 gene encoding atypical protein kinase C-like isoform X3 produces the protein MAWGYWSATSVGDRGRSPRREKDKQTIQNSQQTQQQQQQTTSSTTAELLQGSSTLQQMQGDISAPGVIGSAGVVAGEDPPCTFMIQGGSFYSYSAAAAAAAAAAAGRRASAAEGAALQAAVLPRDSQHHQQRGFGPGPSGNFPPSPCSDSAEDEHHGVYVHQDPSTVQIRRANAALRGDDESDDPDQDDVELIYASNALAAGCLLHGPCNPSGAAAAVLGQDGLQSSTGSAMHIGDYSAAAVAAGTAQFGRFNNITWVFPNVPAAPGMPCQGEDRSIYRRGARRWRKLYRVNGHIFQAKRFNRRAFCAFCQDRIWGLGRQGFKCIQCKLLVHKKCHKVVGKPCFSLHSLQIAEPLASDRNGDQQQSDSIHCPTVVPPDDESSELATVDDHSRNRAPGDEGEELPLEAGTGSDNMHELQRQYSLSDFELIRVIGRGSYAKVLMVELKRTRRIYAMKVIKKALVTDDEDIDWVQTEKHVFETASNHPFLVGLHSCFQTPSRLFFVIEFVRGGDLMFHMQRQRRLPEEHARFYAAEISLALNFLHQKGIIYRDLKLDNVLLDHEGHVKLTDYGMCKEGVREGDTTATFCGTPNYIAPEILRGEDYSFSVDWWALGVLLYEMLAGRSPFDIAGASENPDQNTEDYLFQVILQKTIRIPRSLSVKAASVLKGFLSKDPAERLGCGSSGFFDIAGHSFFKAIDWDMVHKFLIIIRKKRYIPIAPNGFYSHTTLSHLQLEQKQVTPPYKPRLDSDRDLANFPPEFTDEPVHLTPDDARVIDKIDQSEFEGFEYVNPLLMSLEDCV